Genomic segment of Bemisia tabaci chromosome 9, PGI_BMITA_v3:
AGGTGGGTGGTCCAGGTTGTCTCTGTCCAGGATCTAAGTCTGACAGACTAGGTTAaatacttcaataaaaaaatccatGAGCTCCAAGTCATCCGGCAATCAGTAAACCACACTGTTGATTACGAAATTTGTGAGTGAAGGTGTGCGTTCGCCTTAATTTTGGTGGGTATGCAACGCGCATTCCTAGGAGCTTAAATAGTCGTATATTCATTCATCTACGGCGCTTTGACTGCGGAGGGTGCTTCAACAGTGATAGAAGCGATACAAGCCAAATTCTTGGTCAACAAGTCAGCATTTGGACTGTCGTCGACATCGAATTTGATGGTTTAACggttaaaattatgaatataagAACTAATGGGACGTGAGTATGTTGCCTCTAAAATAAACCAGAAATGGTAGTTTCTTACTTCAAAATGTAGCCCAGTTGCTCTCGAAGGAACGCTTCCTCATTTTAACTTACCTCAAGTACTCACCAAACGAATTGGCAACGCCTCGAATATTGGCCACGTTGCCTTAGTGACCAgagattcctttttttttagttgGAACTTCGAAAAACGGAAAGCTTTCAGTACAAACAAAACAACTCTCCTTTTCTGTGCGTCTCGTCTCGCTGCGCAGCAGACATTAACCCGGTAGGCATCCCTTCTGCAGCAGtagtgaggcgtgaatgatcgataatcgataatcgatatttccccatttgaaacagTGGTAAAAAAACGATTATTCTGGTATTTGTTGCGATActttttatcgatactttttcatagatttgaatagcagatcaatcgatttatcgcgaaaTACACCACACGACTGTTCTGTAGCCGGACAAGCAATCTCAGGAGCTAACTCAGAATGAGACTCAGTGTTCCAGCATGTATTGTTCTAAAGTTAATTCGTGTGGTGGGGATAGGTTTGATGCTAAAAGGGGAACCACGAAACAGGGGAAGGAAATTTAAAGGAAGGTCCTCTCAAGGTAAGGAAACAGGACAAGAAAATCGACGAAAAAAGATCAGGGATTGTTCCAAACGTGATACCATTACATCATCGTAACAATGACtgttgaaaagtttttttttttcaaaaccttttaaaaaactgttaaaaattagattttagaAGACCCCTTTTGGAAATAAAACTTACGTAATATTTTTCTACAAAtacttttgcaaaaatttaggtttttccgttttttctcctttaattttACGTGAACAAATATCCAAAGAGAGTTtctaaaaacataattttaaaagcttctttgagagttgccatttttttaatgtgcaatttttttttaaaggagtcGTCGCTACTGGTAATAGGTATTTTCCATGAGAATTAGAGCTCCTCTTTAAGGAGAGTATGGGCACTTCTTGAGCTTCAGAtaactgttaaaaaaatataaaaataataaaaaaaagcggACAAAGCATGCAAATAATtcataataaaagaaaattaggtttaattttcttgtatcaCCAAGAACTTGACtcaaattacatacatttgcaTACAATTACATACATACTCAATTACATTACATCAATGTACATAGTTGTATTGCAGGTGAatcagatgaaaaataattaaataattgaaTGGTCTGAAAGTGCAACACTTGATTCTGAATTTTATAGAAGATTCTTATATCTCCATGTATTCAGAACCATCCAATGTTTCAAAAGCAATAAAATATTGAGGCTGcgagaaaaatcgaaattcaTTGAACATTTGTTTGGATATATAATAACAACATAATATTATAATTCggttttttctttgcttttttgtttttgttacaGCATTCAAATGAATGTTTAGGCTAAAAAGTACGCAAGCACCTTTGAGTACCTACACGAGTTTtgacttatcatttttttttccgaagtcCAGTCAACATTGAAAATCTAAATTAAACGAACTAACGAAACATTATAGACATCATCCACTCCTATCTCTTCCTGATCACGTTATGTTTGACCCTCTCGCAAATATTCCTGATTTTCCGTTTCATCTTGAGGAGTCGTGATGGGTCTTTTTTGGAATCAAGGAGTCCCTTTGGGCCGTTCCGAGTCTCTCCCACAGGGCTGCGCACATTTTCGCTGTCCCTCAAAAAGGATTCTGAGTCCAGGTCGATGGACACGAAGGAATTTTTTCGGCTGGGATCGAGAGTGAGTGATTCGTCGTCCGTGCAAGAACTTAGAGTACTGTCTTTTCCTCCTGCGCCTCGTCCATTTTTCCAGGTTTCGTTGACTCTTGAACCAAACTAAAATAGCGAAATCATAATCATGCGTAGGTACATCATACGGAGCGCATTTAGCTAAAAcaaaccagcgtgattacagtgttttcaaaatcttgaaactactttttttcttttaaaaatactaaatacatgcgcagtattaaaatttacaaaattatttccCTTCAAAacgaacaatttttttatgggaTGCTGAACTTCATAAGCTTCATTGCttttttttgaacttcaaaGTTCGCTCGTAACTTTGTATCAAATAAATATCTAGTCATTGATACGCCTGTTCCATGATGGTCTCTATTATGGGGTGTAATAGTACTTCATCATGCGAATTTTTACccctagaaatttttttatttttgtttgcaaATATTTGTTTATTGAGATTCGTCATACATTTTTTACGACCTGTAgatgtttttctcatttaattctatttaaatcatttctcattttttttcattttttttattttatttttagatgtttgctattttgggagagTTTTCAGATAACTATGAAGAGGCAACACTTTAggaacactgtaattgcgctggtgtCTTTTTGATAAATGCGGTCCATATTATGTTAAtgcatcgatggccaaaatgcgGGACCACTTagctccgtttgcaacgttgctgACTTCTTGCCGTACTTCATCTTTTCCCTGGAAAACTGTTCAACGTAATTGTTGAAAATGCCCTCaagttttcttctctgttagcagaggATATAAGTTTCAAGCTACCAAGTTGGcttattttttctcctcgaaaaagtaaaatggtAGCAGAAATTTTCGTACACCGCATAATGGGGATACGTAGTTTTGCACTTTAACTATCGACACATTGATCCTCATACAGATAGTCAAAGTCAAGAAAAGCATATCTTCTTGATAAGAGTTTCAAAAACTCAGCTGTCTTTCATTGAATTAAAAGGGAACTGTGACCAAAATATATATCCTTACAAAGGCGAATATTGAAAGTTGGCAAATctgctttttctccatttaaacgtatgtgaaacaatcgatcctAGATGTGGTAGCCTGTCGCATAGAATCGACACATTCAATGGCTTAAAATTGAGTATTAACTGAGTTGCCACTTTGCTGGAATCGCCGCTGTATCCTTGTAAGAATAGGTGCTCATTGAGGTCTTCACAGACCCGGAAATTCAACGTGTTTCATAATTGTTTATCTGAATGAATGTTActttttgaaatcattattctAAGATTTTACTTCAAAGTTGAGCCAGAACTCCGGTCAAAAGTCCTATTGCATGATGGAGGTAATATTTGGTTCTCTTTAAGTATATATTTCTATGAATTCCcgaaaatagataaaaatagcgaatttttcgATTCCTTAGCTGTTTGTTATACAACTATGAACGCAGAGGTGACAGTTTTTATCCTTTAAAAGACATGATATTTTGCTCTCATCGTTTTGCATttcattgtcaaatttttgaggcTGAAAGAGGACTTAAAGGGGTTATGAAATGCGCCAAGATgtccttcaattttcatgaccTAGCTTCGTTGTCTGGTTCTGCTCAAACTTTCTCTGTTCGGTTTTACCTTAAATTGTATTCTCCAATCATGCCGAACGCGCATTTCATATGGATACATTTTCCTGCTTTTTAACATTGAAGACAACCACCATGGCGAAATACTGATAGAATTTTCATCAGCACACATGTTTCACTCTGACGTACGTTGGCAAAAAACgttttatttctcaaaactgtAGACCGAGCCTTGCGCGACATTTGCGTCACGGATTTTTTAATGCCCTTGaataaaatttcgaggaaaaataatggaatttttttctagaaaatgtAAGGCCTCCAAGGTTGATTGACACGACATGGCAGGCAGACAGACAGGCTCTTTGCGTCGCCATAAAAAGTTTTTGCGATGTTTTTGACGCACATAAAATAATATATTGTGAGTCTACCTCGAGATAACTCGTGCTCTGCGTGTTGGCTTTTGAAACttacaaaaaaggaagaaagggattttatttttcgacaaaCTTTCTGCACATATTCAGGGGAACTCTATGAAACTGAAACTTATAATACGCGGTTAGTatgatggaaaatttgaaaagtgttAAACTTAACGCTTCCATTATTCATACTTCGGAAAACTTGAATTGAATGATTGAAACTGTCCTATATTTTTAATTCCCTACTTTTAATAACGTCCCACCCCTCAGAATTTCTCTCGTCCCCCAAAAAGAATACAGGCGATTTTTCCCGCATAGCATCCCggcacattttttaaattccattCCAAAGCATTTTTAATCAAGAACAGCTCAAAATAAATCCTGAGGCGTttaaatttaagcaaaatttcagAGGCCTTTAATCTTCTTCAGAAGTGCGAGAGTCCTTCCAGGCCCCCGTCCAGGAGGTGTCCGTCTGTCATAGGTGGATCTGGACACTTTGAACGAAGGGTGGAAGGGGGGACTGGTGGGCTCcctcggaaaattttcgaaattttaaagcatataCTGTGCTACCCCGGTATCCGCGACCCCGCCATCCGCGGATTCGCTAATCCGCGATCGAATTTTTGTGGCATCACCCCGCTATCCGCGACTCCGTGACTCGCTTATCCGCGATCGGGGAAGAGGATCTTGCCGAAATCGTGGCTCTCGCCAAAAAAGGCTGGGTTCTACGACGTCACAGACAAAGACATCCAAGATTTCTTGAGCAGCCACTCGAATGAACTTACTGAGGAGGATCTTGCTGAAATGATGAGTATCATGAATTTTAAGTCAACTTCGTCATGAATGAACTAATCATAAGcatccttccttcttttttctccgtttcctccttctttctctCCCCCCTTTTTCTTGCACGCTCCCTACGTCCCCCTGGATTCGTCTATGCCTTCTTTGTatcctaacccccccccccccaaaaaaaaataccttgTTCTGCCTTTAGACGTTGTTGATATTTCCATAAACGTATCCAGCTTCAAACGCATTTTCTCTggaatcacaaaaatttcattttactcTTTTAACCGTGACGCCTTATATTTACCTTCCGTGAGCATTTTCGTCCATCAAATTCCGAATTACACACTTCCTCCTTCTGATTCCTAGTCGCTCGGGCGCCCAAAGAGACCTCCGAGGGCATCTGCTCGTCAATGACCAAACTACCGCTGTGCCCTGCTGACGTCATCCCCCCAATAACGATGATCGCCGCCGGCTCGAGATCCATCCCCCGGGCTGACGTCACTCCTTGCACTGATGACGTCATCTCGTTGTACGCTGAGCTCACCGATGACAGCGGCTCCACCGTCTTGATCTCGTCCTCCACTTGGATGTCCGTGTCCAGCGTGTTGCAGGAGGTATCCGACGTCTCGCAGGCGTCGGATACCCCCGGAACAGACGGTTCCATCGCTAGGTTCGAGGAGGTTTTGAGGGTTTTCAGGTTGCCTGAAATTAGAGGCCTAATACTAAAAATTGTGGTTAAAGAGTTGCTTTTAAGGAGGTCAAACATTTATGGAAGACAACATTGGTCGGAAAATATGGAGcgttagaatttttaaaaaaattcatggaaatttcGGAGACTTCTCTTTAATAAAATTCTGTACCCCTGTTAAAAATAAATCGAAAGTGTAGACCCTTAGATCGAGTTAAATTAGACTTTGGCTTGGATGTAACCAAGTGCGTTTATAAATTAAGTGAAACTTTATTCATTTTAACATGAACCCTGTTTCTAAATGTATTCTTATATATCTCACGGCTCAAGTCAGAATTGATATGGTTATTTTTGAGTCAAATAGTCTTGTTGAATGTAGTTTGGATTGAAGTGGATTCGAATGCATGGAAGTATAGTCAAATTCGACTTGACGATCTCATCTTCATATGATTCGTAAATATCAAAAGCTTAGAgcgttttccaaaattttcaaagttctgAAAATACGCATAGTACACGTTGCAACGAGTAGACACAATCTAAAATGATATTTCTCAAATTGGTATAGCTTTCACCATTTTTGGTCGCGAGGCGATAATAATGtgtgtgaaaaaaattgatcaagtaGCATGTAACTTAGGTGCATTTTTATGTTGATAGAAATGAGCAGTTTAATAATGCTGCAACCCTAGAACCCCTCTGGCGTGGTGGTACCCTCACAAAAAAACATCGCCTAAACATGCTTACACGAACTAATCGCTCTCCTAGGTgcatgtgtcgcaggcaattagcaatcgccggcaatttgcaagcagtTCACACGTTGTTCCGATAActcgcaataatgcgcatcgacataatgcaatttttaaggattatggtcttcaaaagcaGCAGCTCaccttggagcgccttcattttttgtgatactctacgctttgtcacgaagttagtttagttgcctgtccgatctcaacccaactgatgtcacggagttcactgCACGCTCTTCTGTCCGAGAAAGCTCATTACTACTATGTTTCAACGGTGGGAAAAGTGCTTGTTTACATTaaaggcaacataatcagcactctaatcttattattttgtttctgaTTTTTATGCTTTTCTACATTTATTTACCACTGGCTTGCAGactgccggcgattgctaattgcctgtgacatatgcacactggaaaaaaaaaccacattggatctagagtccagactcttaaaaacatcgacaagaaaaagtactcttgattcaatcagaatctagcttaaatcaagaaccaagcctcttaatttaagcggatttcgttttgattcaagcaaaaatccgattgaatcaagagtatttttcttgtcaatgttttcaagactctggactctagatctaatgcgtttttttccagtgcatttaaGTTAAAATGGACAAGTTCTAACCCAATCTAGCGATCCCTGAGAAACCGGTTCGAACCTGGTATGTCCTTGGGTATCCAATGGTGCTATATTCCTCCACGGGGATGTTCCTGAGAAGAGCAGGGACAGGGAGCATATCCACGTCGGTATCTGCGTGGATGGAGGTGACGTTCGTGGTGGCGGGGGCGTAGGTGTTGACGTGCCGAAACCGGTTCGGGGTGAAGACGTCACGGAGGACGTCGTTGCTCTCATCCCGGGTGAAAGTCAACCGGAAGAAGCGTCCAGCACCCTCGCCGTTGAACAGGAGATGGTTCGTTGGCTGGGGTGGAGACACAGGAGCGATGTCCTGGTTGACATCTTCCTGTGGTCAAAAAAGAGGGTTCAGTGAGTCGGTTACGATGGTTATAGAATCATTTTTGATGAAACAagcttatacagggtgtcttaAATTGACAcgcgaatttttttcagtgtagaattTTGGGATGAATGCAATAAGGCTTCTTTGATCAACAGGGTAGCCTAGACCCACCGTACCAGGTCCTTTTCTcgattaattggattgcatttcgcaaaaaggaaccgagagcattccaatgtcgctatgcttgtgcaactttgttaaccttgcaaatataaactgatcagcTGAAGGAAATtcatctttactctcagtaaactataaattcatgatgaaaattacctttgtaagtttaattttatgcatgatttcagtaattgtgTCGCAAAGAATGTAAATTGCACAATCATcctggcaacgttggaatgctcttggttccttgttgcaaaatgcaatccaatttaggTCAGATGAAGTCCAGGACTGCGGAGGTGAATCGATTCCGAGGATACCGAATTTCATGACcccagagccccccccccccccccccggtctccATTGAGGAGCAAAAGGCGGGTCTGTACTTCACAAGCCGGGGTTTATATCTAAATTTTAACATTATTTCATTGCAATCAGAcagtttggaaaaaatttaacttaaatCGACGCCATGAAATCCAAAACCGGCCCATCCTTGTCCGAAGTCCTAACCCCTAAGGGTTGAGGACAGAGTCCcctttcaaaaatgcaaatttgcTAAAATGACGCAATGGCTCGAAAAAAGACGTTTTCATAGGTGATCGAagggaatccgaatttttgccTAAACTTTTGAGTATCTGCAACCCGCACGACCGTAGAGCTCGAATATTTGTATTCAGGCGTGCGTTGCAAGCGCCAGCGCGAGGTAAGTGCGTCGATCATGAGTATCGAGTATGCGACGTTGGTTTCAATATGATCTTACACATCCGTAGAGAAACTAGTATCCAGAGAGGGACGATTTTCTCGCGCGACACGTTCACGGTTTACCAACAAGCGTCAGGCTTTAGGAAtcgctgaaaaaaatgtttggaaGAATGCACCATTCCtttacgctgtatttcacactg
This window contains:
- the LOC109040380 gene encoding uncharacterized protein isoform X2, with the translated sequence MIRISAPRDSITEDNVSLFKLSGVDFVSEGGFATGRTGWGARKPASADLPLLAEGPDKPATGPEEPNEHPENETGDGLQRGPPTAEKMEVNEIDTGRPIVRKHFRNFKINEKILGRISSDRSSRLAKEDVNQDIAPVSPPQPTNHLLFNGEGAGRFFRLTFTRDESNDVLRDVFTPNRFRHVNTYAPATTNVTSIHADTDVDMLPVPALLRNIPVEEYSTIGYPRTYQVRTGFSGIARLGNLKTLKTSSNLAMEPSVPGVSDACETSDTSCNTLDTDIQVEDEIKTVEPLSSVSSAYNEMTSSVQGVTSARGMDLEPAAIIVIGGMTSAGHSGSLVIDEQMPSEVSLGARATRNQKEEVCNSEFDGRKCSRKFGSRVNETWKNGRGAGGKDSTLSSCTDDESLTLDPSRKNSFVSIDLDSESFLRDSENVRSPVGETRNGPKGLLDSKKDPSRLLKMKRKIRNICERVKHNVIRKR
- the LOC109040380 gene encoding uncharacterized protein isoform X1 is translated as MSSAEVDYGAGLDVQISEVPAPDSPGERGETHYDPTIPMIRISAPRDSITEDNVSLFKLSGVDFVSEGGFATGRTGWGARKPASADLPLLAEGPDKPATGPEEPNEHPENETGDGLQRGPPTAEKMEVNEIDTGRPIVRKHFRNFKINEKILGRISSDRSSRLAKEDVNQDIAPVSPPQPTNHLLFNGEGAGRFFRLTFTRDESNDVLRDVFTPNRFRHVNTYAPATTNVTSIHADTDVDMLPVPALLRNIPVEEYSTIGYPRTYQVRTGFSGIARLGNLKTLKTSSNLAMEPSVPGVSDACETSDTSCNTLDTDIQVEDEIKTVEPLSSVSSAYNEMTSSVQGVTSARGMDLEPAAIIVIGGMTSAGHSGSLVIDEQMPSEVSLGARATRNQKEEVCNSEFDGRKCSRKFGSRVNETWKNGRGAGGKDSTLSSCTDDESLTLDPSRKNSFVSIDLDSESFLRDSENVRSPVGETRNGPKGLLDSKKDPSRLLKMKRKIRNICERVKHNVIRKR